In a single window of the Drosophila subpulchrella strain 33 F10 #4 breed RU33 chromosome X, RU_Dsub_v1.1 Primary Assembly, whole genome shotgun sequence genome:
- the LOC119557651 gene encoding 1-acylglycerol-3-phosphate O-acyltransferase Pnpla3 — protein MKIRTRRSLSFAGCGFLGIYHVGVAVCLRQYAPQLLLERIAGASAGALAACCLICDLPMECMARDFLRVVQETRRHSLGAFSPWFNLPECLLEGIQRGLPEDAHRRVSGRLHISLTRVSDRRNVVMSEFSSRQELLQALMCSCFIPGLSGLVPPQVRGVRYMDGALSNNLPLLDEHTVTVSPFCGDSDICPRDQNPHLLQLNINWANTCIRLSRRNLRRMVRILLPGRADFMANFCQQGYDDALHFLHRNSLLKEGLRVKEKGMIVWIHQQEEREKVRAEKARQLQKNHLNPKLIKDQDQQDKKPQVQMDKKPRNRRQKPQRRSKNNQREKQKKNVRNPEQGLPAEANNRTQENHPKEKPHAAPQGEHHHQDHCASSLISSAWSLLRRVMTVQPLARHMVQMIARRLSQSLTLCEQPHFDLALMQAPTSSSSFCSPPSEHLVPPIDATGR, from the exons ATGAAGATCCGCACCAGGAGGAGCCTCTCCTTCGCCGGCTGCGGGTTCCTGGGAATCTACCATGTCGGCGTGGCCGTCTGCCTGCGCCAGTACGCCCCCCAACTGCTGCTGGAGAGGATTGCCGGCGCATCCGCCGGAGCCTTGGCCGCCTGCTGCCTGATCTGCGACCTCCCCATGGAGTGCATGGCCAGGGACTTCCTGCGGGTTGTCCAGGAGACGCGTCGCCACTCGCTGGGCGCCTTCAGTCCGTGGTTCAATCTGCCGGAGTGCCTTCTGGAGGGGATCCAGCGCGGCCTGCCGGAGGATGCCCATCGGCGGGTCAGCGGACGACTCCACATCTCGCTCACTCGCGTCAGCGATCGCCGCAATGTGGTCATGTCGGAGTTCAGCTCCCGGCAGGAGCTCCTCCAGGCCCTCATGTGCTCCTGCTTCATTCCCGGACTCTCCGGCCTGGTGCCTCCGCAG GTGAGAGGAGTTCGCTACATGGACGGTGCCCTTTCCAACAATCTGCCTCTGCTGGACGAGCACACGGTGACCGTGAGTCCCTTTTGCGGGGATAGTGATATATGCCCGCGGGACCAGAACCCCCATCTGCTGCAGCTGAATATCAACTGGGCGAATACGTGCATCCGGTTGTCCAGGCGGAATTTGCGGCGCATGGTACGCATCTTGTTGCCGGGCAGAGCGGACTTCATGGCCAACTTCTGTCAGCAGGGATACGATGATGCGTTGCACTTCCTGCACCGGAATAGCCTGCTCAAGGAGGGATTAAGGGTCAAGGAAAAGGGCATGATCGTTTGGATCCATCAGCAGGAGGAGAGGGAAAAAGTGCGTGCGGAGAAAGCAAGGCAACTACAGAAGAACCACTTGAATCCGAAACTTATTAAAGATCAGGATCAGCAGGACAAGAAGCCTCAGGTTCAGATGGATAAGAAGCCTAGGAATAGAAGGCAAAAGCCTCAAAGGCGATCCAAGAATAATCAGCGGGAGAAGCAAAAAAAGAATGTTAGGAATCCGGAGCAGGGTCTTCCAGCAGAGGCTAACAACAGGACTCAGGAGAATCATCCAAAGGAAAAGCCACATGCGGCGCCTCAGGGGGAGCATCATCACCAGGATCACTGTGCCAGCTCCCTCATTAGCTCCGCCTGGTCACTCCTTCGTCGCGTGATGACCGTCCAGCCGCTGGCCAGGCACATGGTCCAAATGATCGCCCGACGCCTCAGCCAGAGTCTCACGCTCTGCGAGCAGCCGCACTTTGATCTCGCTCTGATGCAGGCacccacctcctcctcctccttctgCTCCCCGCCCTCGGAGCACCTAGTGCCCCCCATCGACGCCACTGGGCGATAA
- the LOC119557346 gene encoding NADH dehydrogenase [ubiquinone] 1 beta subcomplex subunit 7 produces MGNALQHYLKPDVMPGPDVVTTFDPMLGFKSRKERVMIATQEEMESAKLPLDARDYCAHLAIAYQACRTDTFPFVYKCAHQKHEYLTCEYEDYVLRMKEFERERRLLERQKRLNKAA; encoded by the coding sequence ATGGGCAACGCGCTGCAGCACTACCTGAAACCGGACGTGATGCCCGGCCCGGATGTGGTGACCACCTTTGACCCAATGCTGGGCTTCAAGTCGCGCAAGGAGCGTGTGATGATCGCCACCCAGGAGGAGATGGAGTCCGCCAAGCTGCCGCTGGACGCCCGCGACTACTGCGCCCACCTGGCCATCGCCTACCAGGCCTGCCGCACGGACACCTTCCCGTTTGTGTACAAGTGCGCCCACCAGAAGCACGAGTACCTCACCTGCGAGTACGAGGACTACGTCCTCCGCATGAAGGAGTTCGAGCGGGAGCGCCGGCTGCTGGAGCGCCAGAAGCGCCTCAACAAGGCCGCCTAG
- the LOC119557345 gene encoding transmembrane emp24 domain-containing protein 5 translates to MQAIWRGMPGLVVLLLAGLLLGLQDAEAYDKEMTVYVDAGKTECFYHSVRQGETIDFEYQVIDGGHGDLDISFTLLDPIGLVIVSDFKKPENVHRHEVAKEGDYRFCLDNSFSMFNRKTVFFELIVEREGEELQGDTQWNEVDELTGLSRDEYYDMKVQDIMDFIGRIRLQLNKVRQLQDVLRSHEARDRNLAESNFQKVNHWSMLQISAMIGVGLIQVFMLRSIFATGGRMHDLWRKLGI, encoded by the exons ATGCAAGCG ATCTGGCGAGGAATGCCGGGGCTGGTCGTCCTGCTCCTCGCAGGACTTCTGTTGGGCCTCCAGGATGCGGAGGCCTATGACAAGGAGATGACCGTCTATGTGGACGCCGGCAAAACGGAGTGTTTTTACCATTCGGTGCGGCAGGGCGAGACCATTGACTTCGAGTACCAGGTGATCGACGGCGGACACGGCGACCTAGACATCAGCTTCACTCTGCTGGATCCCATCGGGCTGGTGATAGTCAGCGACTTCAAGAAGCCCGAGAATGTCCATCGCCACGAGGTGGCCAAGGAGGGCGACTATCGGTTTTGCTTAGACAACAGCTTCAGCATGTTCAACCGGAAGACGGTGTTCTTTGAGCTCATCGTGGAGCGGGAGGGCGAGGAGCTCCAGGGCGACACCCAGTGGAATGAGGTGGACGAGCTCACGGGGCTCTCCCGCGATGAGTACTACGACATGAAGGTGCAGGACATCATGGACTTCATTGGACGCATTCGTCTGCAGCTCAACAAGGTCCGCCAGCTGCAGGATGTCCTGCGGTCGCACGAGGCACGCGACCGCAATTTGGCCGAATCCAATTTCCAGAAGGTCAACCACTGGTCCATGCTGCAGATTAGCGCCATGATCGGTGTGGGCCTCATCCAGGTCTTTATGCTGCGCAGCATCTTCGCCACCGGCGGACGGATGCACGATCTGTGGCGCAAACTGGGCATTTGA